One Leopardus geoffroyi isolate Oge1 chromosome B1, O.geoffroyi_Oge1_pat1.0, whole genome shotgun sequence DNA window includes the following coding sequences:
- the LOC123585218 gene encoding protein kish-A-like yields MSTVFGFQSLLTVILLLICTCAYILSLAPGLLDRNKTGLLGIFWKCARIGERKSPYVAVCCT; encoded by the coding sequence ATGTCTACCGTTTTCGGTTTCCAGAGTCTATTGACTGTAATCTTGCTGCTTATATGTACCTGTGCTTATATCCTATCCTTGGCACCCGGCCTCCTAGACAGAAATAAAACTGGATTGTTGGGTATATTTTGGAAGTGCGCCAGAATTGGTGAACGGAAGAGTCCTTACGTCGCAGTGTGCTGTACATGA